The Arcobacter roscoffensis genome segment GGACGACCAACAAGTTGGTGTTCAAGCAAGACTTATGTCAAAAGCTCTTAGAAAAATTACTGGTTTATTAAACAAAATGAATACAACAGTAATTTTCATTAACCAAATTAGAATGAAGATTGGTATGACAGGTTACGGAAGTCCTGAAACTACTACAGGTGGAAATGCTCTTAAATTTTACTCATCTGTAAGATTAGATATTAGAAGAATTGCTACACTTAAACAAGCTGAAAACTCAATTGGTAATAGAGTAAAAGTAAAAGTTGTTAAAAATAAAGTAGCAGCTCCATTTAAACAAGCAGAATTTGATATTATGTTTGGAGAGGGAATTTCAAAAACTGGTGAGCTAGTGGATTACGGTGTAAAACTTGATATTGTAGATAAAGCAGGAGCTTGGTTCTCTTATGGTGATTCTAAAATTGGTCAAGGTAAAGAAAACTCTAAAGTCTTCTTAAAAGACAATCCAGAAATTGCAAATGAAATTGAAAAGAAAATTCTTGATGCAATGGGTGTAAATGATGAAATTATCCAGGGTGAAGCAGAAGAAGATACAGAAGAGTAGAAAACTACTTAAGTATCTAAAAGGGGAGGAATTAATATTCTTCCCCTTTTTTTATGCCTAAAAATCTGTAAAAGCAAAGAGAAATTTAATTTTAGTTATAATATAGCAAATTATATGAATATAGGAGACCTAAGTGGTATTTATTGACAATGTATATGCTGATGAAGTATTAGATTCAAGGGGAAATCCAACAGTTAGAGCTACAGTAATCTTAAGTGATGGTACTAAAGAGAGTGCTATTGTTCCAAGTGGTGCAAGTACTGGTAAAAGAGAAGCTTTAGAGCTAAGAGATGGTGATGATAGATTTTTAGGTAAAGGTGTATTAAAAGCAGTTGAAAATGTAAATACTGTTATTGCTGATGAATT includes the following:
- the recA gene encoding recombinase RecA, which encodes MDDNQKKSLDLAIKQIDKAFGKGTLIRLGDKEVIPTEAISTGSLGLDLALGVGGIPKGRVVEIYGPESSGKTTLTLHAIAECQKAGGVCAFIDAEHALDTVYARNLGVDIDNLLVSQPDFGEQALEILETVIRSGAVDLVVVDSVAALTPKVEIDGDMDDQQVGVQARLMSKALRKITGLLNKMNTTVIFINQIRMKIGMTGYGSPETTTGGNALKFYSSVRLDIRRIATLKQAENSIGNRVKVKVVKNKVAAPFKQAEFDIMFGEGISKTGELVDYGVKLDIVDKAGAWFSYGDSKIGQGKENSKVFLKDNPEIANEIEKKILDAMGVNDEIIQGEAEEDTEE